The Acholeplasma laidlawii PG-8A DNA window ACAGTAATAACCGCTCTAGCATACATATAGATTAAGACTGTATACAAGGTTACTATCTGAAAATTCAACTTTTCATCTATGTATAAAAAATAATTATAGATGATAAAAGATACAGGTAAGATGACGTATAGATCGATTGGTTTTACATCTGATTTAGAAAATTTACTTATTGACCTACTAAAGACAAAAACACCACTTAATATCACAATACCAATCATTGGGGTCAAATAAAATCTTAAAGTTTCATTTAGAAACCATATTAATGCAAAACGTACTGAAATAAGGACTTGACCATAGATAAAATGCCTCATCCCTCTATAAGGAATTCTTAATTTTGTATAAGAAAAATATAGACTTGCAGTAATTAAAAGCGACATTAAAAACGCAATCCAAATAATTAAATTAAAAACCATACTATCTCCCCTAGATGATTTCATGTAACTATATTATATCAACATTATGAAAAAAGTGCGTAAAATGATATAAAAAGTGTACAAAAAAAGCAGTTTTTATTCAAAACTGCTTCATTAAGGTCTTTTAGTTAAATCCAATCTCCATTAAAAATAGAGTTTTTAACAATTACATAGTCCACTTTTGTAATTGCCTCAATATCTTTACCACCTGCATAGGATATAGATGATTGTAAATCTTCTGTCATTTCTTTTAAGGTATCTTCAATTTTACCTTTGTAAGAAATTAAGATGCGCTTACCTTCAACATTGGTCTTTTCACCCTTTTGATACTCTGATGCGGAACCAAAATATTCTTTAAGTACTTGACCATCTGCTTCAATTGTTTGTCCAGGTGATTCTTCATGTCCTGCAAATAAAAAGCCAATCATAATCATGGATGCACCAAATCTAATAGATTTTGCAATGTCACCATGGGTACGAATGCCACCATCTGCGATCATTGGTTTTCTAGCAACTTTACTGCAACGAGAAAGTGCTGCGAGTTGCCATCCACCTGTACCAAAACCGGTTTTGATTTTAGTGATACAAACCTTACCTGGACCAACCCCTACTTTTGTAGCATCTGCGCCTGCATTTTCAAGCTCTCTTACAGCTTCAGGAGTTGCAACATTACCCGCAATTAAAAATGATGTAGGTAAATGTTTTTTAATATGAGTAATCATGTCAATGACTAGTTGACTATGACCATGAGCTATATCTATTGTAATATAGTCAGGAACTAAATTAAGTCTTGAAAGTTCTTCAACAAAATCATATTCTTGTGGTTTCACACCAACAGAAATTGATGTATATAAGTTAAGTTCTTTCATCTTTATCATAAAAGGTATACGTGATGCTTCATCAAATCGATGCATGATATAAAAATAATCATGACTTGCTAACCAGATTGCTAACTTTTCATCAATAATGGTTGCCATGTTTGCTGGAACCACCGGAAGATTAAATCTTCTAGGTCCAAATTGAACAGATGTATCACATTCACTTCTAGATTTTACAATACTTTTAGAAGGAATAAGTTGAATATCTTCGTAGTCAAAAACTTTCATAAATACGCTCCTTAAATTTTATTGCCAACTCATATTATCATATTTTTAGGACAAACGCCTAATTTAGTTATTTAAATTCAATTATTGAATAAAGTGTTTCTGACTCATCAAAGAACTGTACTAAGAACCCTTCTTCAGTTTGATATAGTTTTAAAACCATTTTTTGAAATAATTGAAAATCTTTTTTATACTCACAAACTAAAGTGCTAAATTGAAAATCTAGAGGAAGCATGTTATATGCAAAATCAACGTATACTGCATTATTTAGATGTTGATAGTAATCTAGATGAGATGGTAATACTACTTGATCAAAGGACTTAATAAAGACTAATTTTCTATTTAAACTAATCTTTCTGCCCATATAAGTCATCTCATGTTTTTTTCTATTACCAAGTGTTCTTAATACTTCATTACTTAATCTATGTGGTGCTTTACTGTCCATGTGTATAAATGAACCTAAACAATACGATTCTACTAATAAGTTACCCATAAGATCATGTATTAAAGTATTACGATATCCTAAAAATTGTTTTGTTTCATAAGGATATGTTGTAAGTTCTAACATATCTTTATATTTTGGCCAATATTTAATATGTACATAACGAAAATTTAAGACAATTGCAAATTTCTGTTCTCTACTTTCTTTTGCAAGTGCACTTAATGATTCAATATGTGCACCTTCCACATCTTGAATCATATCAATAAGATCTGTGATTCTAACCCTATTGTTGTAACCAATTTCAGATGCTTGTATGATTCTTGTTTCTTTATACATATTTATTCATCCTCTCTATTAATTTTGATGCTTTAAACTACAATCATTATACTATTTATATGATACAATAATTATAGTATAAATTTAGAATTAAATGGTGGAATTATGAAACTTTTACTTAAACTTATTTTGAATCGCTTTATGCTTTCAATATTAATCATCTTCTTTTTTGCTTTAGACTATAAATTTGTAAGATTAAATCCTGTGGAACTTTATACAGTTAAACGACCACCTGAGACTACTCTAGCTGATAGTTACTATGTTATAGAATTTGGTGAGACTGATATATTTATTGAAATCACCTACTTAGATGGTAAAATTCACTTAGTACCTAAAAGTGAATTATCTAATCCTTTAACTGAAGAAAATAAACCATTAATTGCTTGGTATTACTACGCTTTAGGTCTTGCTCTTGCAAATACTATTCCATTTGGATGGTTTACTAAATCAAAAAAAGTATCTAAAAAACATAAAAAATAGTTTATAAAGAGTGTTATTATGCATTTATGACACTTTTTTATTTGGTTTTTATTAAAATAATAATAGACAAATGTATAAAAATACATTAAAGGAGGATTTATAGTATGAAGGCATTATTAACGGCCTTAAAGAGTTTTGCAGTTTCAATTGGTGGTTTAATCGTAGTCATTTTTGCAGTCTTCTGGCATGCAGACATTCTAAATATTATAGAAAATATCGGAACATTTAACTTAGTAACATTCGGTGTTTATCTTGGTATTATGATTTTAATGTTTGCTGTCATTTGGGCACAATCAAAATCTAATGCACTCTTATCACATGGTATTTTATTCTTTCTATTTGCATCATCACTTAGTGGTTTTTTAGGCGATTTATTCAGTAATAATCCATCAAATGCATTTAGTGGAGATCAAATTGTAAGTGTACTTATTATGTTATATACACTGGGTGTAGTTGTTGCCTATTTACTTTATGACAGACCAAAACCTGCTAAAGTTAATGAGCTTATCACACTACCGATGATTATCTTCTTTGCAGCATATTATGTTGTATTTGGATTTAGTTCAACTCTGTTGGTATTCCTAATTGTACTTGTAGCATTTTTATTAGGTTCTGGTACAGTGGGTATTGCATACGCAATGTATGCAATCACTTCATCCATTTTCTTAAGATTAAACAGCATATTTACATCATTTTCAAATAATTTAGATCAATCTGTTAATGTTTGGTTTACTACTATGTTATTAATTGCAGCATTTGTATTCCTTATCATGAGTTTAGTTAAGAAGATACAAGCAAACGAAGCTTAATTAAAGTCAATTCTTAAAGAAAACCATCACTTTTAAAGGTGATGGTTTTTCATTTACACTATGTTGTATGTGACTTGTTTTAAATCTTTAAGACTAGAAACGCCAAGAATCAACATGATTTTTTTAAGATCTTCAATGAATTCCTCGACCTTTTTAACTGCGGCAGCAAATTCTAAATCCGTTAAGTCTAAGAACCATTTAGATAGTCCACAAGCTTTAGCACCCAAGATGAGCGATTTAATAACATCTAGTGGATGACGTATACCACCTGATGCATATATTTCTAAATCTTTTTCATTTTTAAGATTGATTAAGGCTTGAGCAGTATCAATTGAAAAATCATTTAAGTAACTATAGTCCTTAGCACTTCTAGTGGATTCGATATCAATAAATGATGTACCACCACTACCTGAAACATCAATATATTTTACACCTAGTGTTTTTATCTTTTGGATTGTCTTTAGCGATAAACCTAGTCCAACTTGTTTAACAATAACCGGTTTATTCAAATGCTTAACGACAGATTCAATGTGGTTAGACCACAATCTAAAATCTCTGTCACCTTCATTCATAACCAGTTCTTGAATCACATTTAAGTGAATTGATAAAGCATTAGCTTGGATTGTAGAAACTGCTACTTGTGCTTGTTCTAGTGTCATATTAGGGTTTATATTACCGACTATAATGCCTTTATGATTATTTCTTATCACTTTAAATGAATCAATTGAAGATGGATCTTTAAACATAATCGATTGACTTCCAGTCACCATCGGTAAATTAAAATGATCTGCAATCTTTGATAAAAATTCATTAATCTTATGTGCTTTTTCACTACCGCCAGTCATTGCATTAATATAGAACGGATACGGAACCTTCATACCTAAAAATTCTGTAGATAAATCAATATCGTCCATAGATAAATCAGGTAAATCTGTACCCTCTAAAAGTATCTTATCAAACATATTTGATTTTTTCTTGAATGACTTTGCAATATTAATATGATCGTCTTTTCTATTTTTACTCATCGTAATCCCATACCTTTATGTCAAGTGCAATTAATCCATTTTTAATCCATGCATCTTGAAGCGTTCTTTTATCTGTTTCATTTTTTGTAAGTGCTATACCACAGTCTCCATACCCTGCACCACTAGTTTTAGCTGAATAGCCATAATCACTAGCAATTTGAATCATCTTTTTAAATGGTTCTGATTCAATAATAATACCTGCATTTTCTTCTAATTCATTCAGTTTTTGACGGTATAAATCAATCATGTACTTTATTGTATAATAATCTGACCTTATAAACGCTTCTTTAAATTGATTGACAATGATTTTAGTTTTTGTTAAAAAGTTTGCATACCAATTACTCCCACTAAAATTTGTCATTTTATCAGTGTATGCTTTGGTAGATTGTGATACACCTGAAAAGCAGACAGCCAACTTGATAGATCCTTTTCGTAGTTTTTCTATTTTAAGCAGTGGCCAAGTCATCTCCATGACTTCTGAAATATGACCTTTTCTATTTAATATCCAAATAAGATCATATCTTTGGTAAAATACCCAACCACCATAAATGGATGCAGCTAATTCTCCACCAGATGTAATATCAGAAATTTCTATTTGAGCTAGTACACTTAATTTAAATAAGTCCAATTTTGAGATTTCAATACCATGGAAATTTAAAATACCCTTAATAACAGCGACTATAACGGCACCTGATGAACCTAAACCATATTTAATGTTATCCTTGCTTGTAAGTTCGGAAAACAGTTGAATACTATAACTTTTAGGTGTGATATGTTTATATTTCATATATTTATGAGCAATGTAAACAGCGGCTTTTGCATGTGTTAATGTATCATAAACAAAGACAGGCAATTGATCTGATAACATCCATCTAAAATGCCCCATTTCAGATGAAAATTGGTAATCAGAATCTTCTTTAACCCGAACGTGTATAAACTTATCAACAGCTACTATCACTGCTTCATTACCAGGTTTAATAACTGAATATTCCCCAATAATGAATAGTTTTCCAGGTATTTTTAGTGATATCATAAGGAACTTACCCCCATTCCTGTATAACTTACTATAACCTTAGATAATTTTTCATATCTAGCTTTTATGGTTTCTACATACTCTTTTTTTGTTAAAATTTTTACATTTGCACCTGCATCCATTGTGTAGTATACAGGTATACCTTCATTACGTATTTTTTCAGTTAAATCCATGACTTTAAATGATTGATCTGTTAGATAAGAAACACCAGTTTCTTGGATAATATAATGCATTAAACTTGCGTGAGATTCTGCAATAGACCCCATCTTGTCAAAATCATTTTCTATTATGGCTTCTTTCATATCATTTAATGCATCTTGTGTGCTTAATATCCATAACTCTTTTAAGTCTGGATATTCGTTTAATCTGTTCATTGCATCGGTACTATTAACTTTTTTAGGAGTTTCATCAATTAAGCATACAATTACTGCTAAATCATCCATGTGAGTTAAATGTTCTGCATAAGAAGACATATGATCATGGCCTTCATGCCATAAAACTAGACCACCATAGATAGAACGTGATGCAGAGCCACTGCCTAATCTTGCGAGTGATGAAAGTTCTTTAGAATCTAAATTTAGTCCATATGCTTTAGTTGCAGCATATGCAAGTGCTGCAAATGCTGATGAAGAGGATGCTAATCCTGCTTTTTTAGGTACAAAGTTATAAGAGGTTATCTTTGCATAAAAAGGAATACTATATAACTTTCTTAATTTATCCATATATTTAGTGACTCTTAAATACTCTCCACCAGTTATGATTTCATCATCTATGAGTAAAATATCCGCTGTAAGTGTTGGATCATATGTAACTGTGGTTTTTGTATAAAAGGCATCTAAAGTTAGACTTATAGAGGATGTTAGTGGTAAATTCCATTCTATGTCCTTTTTTCCCCAGTATTTAATAAGTGCTATATTTACGTTTGCTATTGCTGTGTGTGTCATAATACGATTTCCTTTAAGTCATAAAGCCAAGTGTTTACTGCCCCTGCATTCTTTAGTGCATCTGCAATACGTATACCTTGATCTTCATTTTGTGCGAGTGCAATCATGCAACCACCCTTACCACCACCGGTAAGTTTAGCACCTAAAGCACCGTTTAATAGTGATACTTCTACTAATTTTTCAAGTAAGTCATCTGATACTTTAATACTTCTAAGCAACTGATGAGCCTCAGTCATAGCAAGACCAAGTCGAATAATTTCATTAGTCTCTAAATATGTTCTAACTTCATTTGTAAGTTCTTCTAATCTATCCATAATTGGAGATACAATCGTTGGGTTATCCGTCCATAGTTGTTTTACTTCTTGTACTGCTTCTTTAGTTAAACCTTTTTTACCGGTATCAGCAACTACTATAACTGCATCCATTTTTAGTGGAATTAACGTCTTACCTAAATCCTTTTGATAAAATACAGCTTGTCCAAATGCAATCGTAATCGCGTCTAATCCAGATGGATTAACGTGATGTATTTGTTCGGCTACATCGACAAAATAATTTAGACGTTCTTGGCTTAATTCTACTTTGAAAGCATCAAAAAGCGATCTAACAATCGCTATCGAAACAGATGCGGATGAACCTAAACCACGTTGTGGTGGTAATGAGGATTCAATTTGAATATGTATACCATGAAATGGTTGTTTTAAATATACTAAGACAATATATATAAGTTGTTTTATACCGTAAAGTGTGTCCGGAGCATCATCTAAATAACCTTTATGATAAAAAGAATCGATTGTAATTTTATCATTTGTTTTAAAGACTTTTGAGCTAATTTGTGCTTGTTTAAAGGGTAGTGCAATTGCGGGTTTTCCATAAACTACTGAGTGTTCACCCATTAATATGATCTTTCCGCTTGCGACACCATGTCCAAAATCTATCATAAATTTATCGCTCACTTTCTATCTCCATTATATCATGATATGATAAAATGAAATTAATAATATTTGAAAGGACTCAAAAAATATGTCAGAAATTCTATTATCAATGGAGATTGAAGAATTTGGTACTTTAAAGGTAGAACTCTATCCAAATATCGCACCAAACACAGTCTCTAATTTTATGAACTATGTGAATAAAAACTTCTATGATGGTCTAATTTTCCATCGTATCATCAAAGGTTTTATGATTCAAGGAGGCGCAAATCCTAAAGCTAGAGAAATGCCAATTAAAGGTGAATTTGCATCTAACGGATTTAAAAATGATTTAAAACATGCGAGAGGTGTTTTATCTATGGCAAGAACAATGGATAAAAACTCTGCAACTTCACAATTCTTTATAATGCACCAAGATTCACCACACTTAGATGGTCAATATGCATCATTTGGTAAAGTTATTGAAGGGATTGAAATTGTTGATAAAATCGCTTCAGTTAAAACAGATGGTTATGATCAACCTTTAAAGGATGTCAAGATTAAACATATTACTGTATTAAAAAATGAGGCAAATTTAGAACCTGTAAAATACGTATAAAGAAGGTAAATTTATGAACCAATTCATTGATATTCATCCAAAAGTGTTAGATGCCCTAAGATCAGGTAAGCCTGTTGTTGCGTTAGAATCTACGATTATTGCACATGGTATGCCTTATCCTAAAAATGTAGAAACGGCACTCAATGTTGAAAAAATAGTTGAACAAAATGGTGCTATACCTGCGACAATTGCGATTATAGATGGTCGTATTAAAGTGGGCTTAAATCCAAATGAACTTACATCGTTAGGAAAACTTTCTAATGTACTCAAAGTATCCAAACGCGATATACCTTATTGTGTTATTAAAAAATACAGTGGTGCTACTACCGTTTCAGCCACCATCCTTATTGCTGATATGGTAGGTATCAAAGTATTTGCAACAGGTGGTATCGGTGGTGTACATAAGGATGCTGCTGCTACATTTGATATTTCAAGAGATCTTGAAGAAATTTCTGAAAAACAGGTCGCAGTTGTCTCAGCTGGGGCTAAAGCCATACTAGACTTAGATCTTACACTAGAATATCTTGAGACCAAGGGTGTTGAAGTAATCGGATATAAAACAAGTGAATTTCCTGCATTCTTTTCAAATGCATCTGGTTTAAATACTACTTTTCAATTAGATGAGGCAAGTCAAATTGCACAACTCATGTATACAAAATGGAATATGGGTTTAAGTGGTGGTATCGTCGTTGCAAATCCAATACCTCAAAATTACGCAATAGATAAAGACAGTTTAGATAAAGCAATTTCAAGTGCTATATTATCAGCTAAAGATAATAAAATTACTGGTAAAGAATTAACACCATACTTGCTTAAAATGCTACATAGTAACAAGGATATAACAAGTCTTGAATCTAATATTGGTCTTATCTACAATAATGCGAAAATTGCAGCATTGATTGCTGTTGAATTTTCTAAACTTTAGGTTTGAATTATTACCCACTATGTGATAAAATATTCACTGAGAAGGGGAGTAGTTCCCAAAAATTAATCGTCAATACGGCTAGTATCAGCCCGGTTAATTTTCAAGTAAAACTTGTAAACGAGACCTTCAAGACCAGTTTCTGGTTTTGATGGTCTTTATTTATATAGAAAGGAAAGAAAATATGAAAGAAAAAACCGTATTTCAAATGAATGTTGAAGAGGTGCTTGAAAAGCATCAGACATCATTAAAAGGCTTAAGTTCCGCTGAAGCTAAAAAAAGATTAGAGGAAAATGGTCCAAATGCACTAGCCGAGGGGAAAAAACGTAGTTTATTTGCTAGACTTTTAGATCAGTTTAAAGATTTCATGGTTATAGTACTAATCCTTGCTGCTGTTGTTGCATTCGCTGGTGCTATTATTCAAAATAAACCTGAAGAATTAACAGAAGGTCTGCTTATCATAGCAATCGTTATTATTAATGCTATTTTAGGTGTTGCACAAGAATCTAAAGCTGAACAGGCTTTAGAATCTATTAAGAAAATGTCTAACCCACACACGACTGTCTTACGAGATGGTCAAGAAATCATCATCGATGTAGCTGATGTTGTAGTTGGTGACATTGTTGTATTACATGCAGGTGATTATATCCCAGCAGATATTAGAATTATTGAATCCATCAACCTAAAAACAGATGAATCTGCATTAACAGGTGAACCAATTCCAGTTGAGAAAAACATTGATTCAATTTCTCAAGATGAGGTTGCATTAGGTGATAGATTTAACATCGGTTACATGAGTACAGTTGTCACTTATGGTCGTGGTTTAGCAGTTGTTACATCTACTGGTATGCAAACTGAGATTGGTAAAATTGCTACAATGTTATCTACAACCGAAACAGAATTAACACCACTTCAAAAAACTATTTCTAAACTTGGTAAAACACTAGCTATTATTGCTTTATTTGTTGTTACAATCATCTTTATTATCCAAATATTAAGAGGTTGGTTTACTGTTGGTGTAGAAAATATTGCTTGGATTGAAATATTTATGTCATCCATTGCTTTAGCAGTTGCAGCTATCCCAGAAGGTTTACCAGCAATTATTACCATTGTTCTAGCAATCGGTATGCAAAACTTAGTTAAACAACGTGCTATCATGCGTACCCTACCTGCAGTTGAAACATTAGGTTCTACTTCGATTATTTGTTCTGATAAGACTGGTACATTAACTCAAAACGTCATGACGATTACTGAAACTTATCTATATGATAGTACAACTAAAGTCACAGACATTGTAAATCCTACTAAAGAACTAAAAATGTTAATTGATTATGGTGTCCTATGTAATGATACTAAAGTTCAATTATCTGATGAAAAAAAGTATATCAAGATTGGTGATCCAACAGAAATTGCATTAACCGATTTATCTATAGCAACACATGATAACCCAATCAAAGTACTTGAAACATATCCGAGAGTACATGAACTTCCATTTGACTCTGAACGTAAGTTAATGACTACTGTCCATGAAATTGATGGTAAATACGTATCTATTACAAAAGGTGCTCCAGATGTTTTATTTGCTAAGGCTACTCATGTGAATAACCATGGTTC harbors:
- the fni gene encoding type 2 isopentenyl-diphosphate Delta-isomerase, encoding MSKNRKDDHINIAKSFKKKSNMFDKILLEGTDLPDLSMDDIDLSTEFLGMKVPYPFYINAMTGGSEKAHKINEFLSKIADHFNLPMVTGSQSIMFKDPSSIDSFKVIRNNHKGIIVGNINPNMTLEQAQVAVSTIQANALSIHLNVIQELVMNEGDRDFRLWSNHIESVVKHLNKPVIVKQVGLGLSLKTIQKIKTLGVKYIDVSGSGGTSFIDIESTRSAKDYSYLNDFSIDTAQALINLKNEKDLEIYASGGIRHPLDVIKSLILGAKACGLSKWFLDLTDLEFAAAVKKVEEFIEDLKKIMLILGVSSLKDLKQVTYNIV
- a CDS encoding peptidylprolyl isomerase; this translates as MSEILLSMEIEEFGTLKVELYPNIAPNTVSNFMNYVNKNFYDGLIFHRIIKGFMIQGGANPKAREMPIKGEFASNGFKNDLKHARGVLSMARTMDKNSATSQFFIMHQDSPHLDGQYASFGKVIEGIEIVDKIASVKTDGYDQPLKDVKIKHITVLKNEANLEPVKYV
- a CDS encoding GMP reductase, whose amino-acid sequence is MKVFDYEDIQLIPSKSIVKSRSECDTSVQFGPRRFNLPVVPANMATIIDEKLAIWLASHDYFYIMHRFDEASRIPFMIKMKELNLYTSISVGVKPQEYDFVEELSRLNLVPDYITIDIAHGHSQLVIDMITHIKKHLPTSFLIAGNVATPEAVRELENAGADATKVGVGPGKVCITKIKTGFGTGGWQLAALSRCSKVARKPMIADGGIRTHGDIAKSIRFGASMIMIGFLFAGHEESPGQTIEADGQVLKEYFGSASEYQKGEKTNVEGKRILISYKGKIEDTLKEMTEDLQSSISYAGGKDIEAITKVDYVIVKNSIFNGDWI
- a CDS encoding calcium-translocating P-type ATPase, PMCA-type: MKEKTVFQMNVEEVLEKHQTSLKGLSSAEAKKRLEENGPNALAEGKKRSLFARLLDQFKDFMVIVLILAAVVAFAGAIIQNKPEELTEGLLIIAIVIINAILGVAQESKAEQALESIKKMSNPHTTVLRDGQEIIIDVADVVVGDIVVLHAGDYIPADIRIIESINLKTDESALTGEPIPVEKNIDSISQDEVALGDRFNIGYMSTVVTYGRGLAVVTSTGMQTEIGKIATMLSTTETELTPLQKTISKLGKTLAIIALFVVTIIFIIQILRGWFTVGVENIAWIEIFMSSIALAVAAIPEGLPAIITIVLAIGMQNLVKQRAIMRTLPAVETLGSTSIICSDKTGTLTQNVMTITETYLYDSTTKVTDIVNPTKELKMLIDYGVLCNDTKVQLSDEKKYIKIGDPTEIALTDLSIATHDNPIKVLETYPRVHELPFDSERKLMTTVHEIDGKYVSITKGAPDVLFAKATHVNNHGSIEKVTPAIIDTFTQQNQDFADQALRVLAIAYKVYEQKPEVLQLTHDDLENDLTILGLVGMIDPARPEVKDAIIETKNAGIITIMITGDHKNTAVAIATDLGILEQGHLAITGKELDRMSDEEFLEKLPQIRVYARVSPENKVRIVTAWKTTGKIVAMTGDGVNDAPSIKRADIGIAMGITGTEVAKGAADMILTDDNFATIVSAVKEGRTILSNIKKAIHFLLSCNIGEIITIFLGVTIGILLFPNEPQLQILTAAQILWVNLVTDSFMAIALGLEPKEPDVMNQPPRDNSKGVFADGLGKKVAWQGVLIGFITFLAFYIGYLIGDEGNKLQHAQTIGFMVLAISQLFHAFNVRSEKHSTFKLQPNKFLIYAFFGCLVLQLTTVFVPFIANNIFGVDDVLHWQWLDWLVVVGLSVTPLVVVELVKFIQNRCSNKLA
- a CDS encoding acyl-[acyl-carrier-protein] thioesterase, translated to MYKETRIIQASEIGYNNRVRITDLIDMIQDVEGAHIESLSALAKESREQKFAIVLNFRYVHIKYWPKYKDMLELTTYPYETKQFLGYRNTLIHDLMGNLLVESYCLGSFIHMDSKAPHRLSNEVLRTLGNRKKHEMTYMGRKISLNRKLVFIKSFDQVVLPSHLDYYQHLNNAVYVDFAYNMLPLDFQFSTLVCEYKKDFQLFQKMVLKLYQTEEGFLVQFFDESETLYSIIEFK
- the mvaD gene encoding diphosphomevalonate decarboxylase, which encodes MTHTAIANVNIALIKYWGKKDIEWNLPLTSSISLTLDAFYTKTTVTYDPTLTADILLIDDEIITGGEYLRVTKYMDKLRKLYSIPFYAKITSYNFVPKKAGLASSSSAFAALAYAATKAYGLNLDSKELSSLARLGSGSASRSIYGGLVLWHEGHDHMSSYAEHLTHMDDLAVIVCLIDETPKKVNSTDAMNRLNEYPDLKELWILSTQDALNDMKEAIIENDFDKMGSIAESHASLMHYIIQETGVSYLTDQSFKVMDLTEKIRNEGIPVYYTMDAGANVKILTKKEYVETIKARYEKLSKVIVSYTGMGVSSL
- a CDS encoding phosphomevalonate kinase, which translates into the protein MISLKIPGKLFIIGEYSVIKPGNEAVIVAVDKFIHVRVKEDSDYQFSSEMGHFRWMLSDQLPVFVYDTLTHAKAAVYIAHKYMKYKHITPKSYSIQLFSELTSKDNIKYGLGSSGAVIVAVIKGILNFHGIEISKLDLFKLSVLAQIEISDITSGGELAASIYGGWVFYQRYDLIWILNRKGHISEVMEMTWPLLKIEKLRKGSIKLAVCFSGVSQSTKAYTDKMTNFSGSNWYANFLTKTKIIVNQFKEAFIRSDYYTIKYMIDLYRQKLNELEENAGIIIESEPFKKMIQIASDYGYSAKTSGAGYGDCGIALTKNETDKRTLQDAWIKNGLIALDIKVWDYDE
- the mvk gene encoding mevalonate kinase; its protein translation is MSDKFMIDFGHGVASGKIILMGEHSVVYGKPAIALPFKQAQISSKVFKTNDKITIDSFYHKGYLDDAPDTLYGIKQLIYIVLVYLKQPFHGIHIQIESSLPPQRGLGSSASVSIAIVRSLFDAFKVELSQERLNYFVDVAEQIHHVNPSGLDAITIAFGQAVFYQKDLGKTLIPLKMDAVIVVADTGKKGLTKEAVQEVKQLWTDNPTIVSPIMDRLEELTNEVRTYLETNEIIRLGLAMTEAHQLLRSIKVSDDLLEKLVEVSLLNGALGAKLTGGGKGGCMIALAQNEDQGIRIADALKNAGAVNTWLYDLKEIVL
- a CDS encoding pseudouridine-5'-phosphate glycosidase, with amino-acid sequence MNQFIDIHPKVLDALRSGKPVVALESTIIAHGMPYPKNVETALNVEKIVEQNGAIPATIAIIDGRIKVGLNPNELTSLGKLSNVLKVSKRDIPYCVIKKYSGATTVSATILIADMVGIKVFATGGIGGVHKDAAATFDISRDLEEISEKQVAVVSAGAKAILDLDLTLEYLETKGVEVIGYKTSEFPAFFSNASGLNTTFQLDEASQIAQLMYTKWNMGLSGGIVVANPIPQNYAIDKDSLDKAISSAILSAKDNKITGKELTPYLLKMLHSNKDITSLESNIGLIYNNAKIAALIAVEFSKL